A stretch of DNA from Cannabis sativa cultivar Pink pepper isolate KNU-18-1 chromosome X, ASM2916894v1, whole genome shotgun sequence:
ttatactctgctacagaaaggattcaagggttagagatctgagtggaaggagacattaattccgctgcatcaatgtaaggttttcttaactttatatgtgtttaatttatcgttttagaaagttcatatttaggatgtttaaacaacatacttgtgagtagatctaagatcctggtaaaataatttccaacaactggtatcagagccatggtaattgatttacttacatgaaatttggactttaaaacgattgtttgtttgtttttggatggtatcatgttgtattgagtgttatttgatgattgattgatgtttgtgaaattttcgtgaaaaataattgctatttcatctctggaattatttttattggatagtatggaaaaaattaagcaagttagccttttacagaacttaatttggattttatttgaattagttatgattttttgaagatttgaaaaaatcgggttgtgctgatattttcctgcgatcgcaaatctgtccgtacagtttcgaattttttcgtttttcttcgatttttcatgctttttcatggaattaacttccgatttttttgtatgattttgtatatatactattactattactattcctaattcaattctaattatcattttgaattaatttaatatttttttttaaatttaattcaagatattagtgtaatttgaatttgaatagaaatagtatctatcttcttgcttaaaaatctatcttatttttaaatttgattatattttttttaaatttaaggtcagattttataagatatttataaaatcttttaagatatttttaagatatcttatcttttaagatatttttaattatatcttatcttttaaagattttttttaaaaattaaatctttttagatattttgaccttatttaaatttaaaataaaatatttataatcatgtaattttaaatagatgtaagatattttgctaacttttaaattttgttatttaatcatttaaattaaatttaaaatctgataagatatttcatctatcttttctaatttttatttaatttttatttataaaataacttttaatttttaaaagtagttagcaaattttgaaatgatatttaggttggttgaaacctaatttttcaaaatagtaggtttaattttaaatatttattttttaaataatttcgaaatttaaatttatttattttattttattttcgaaattaaaaatatttttttaattttattttcgaaaattaaaataaaatttttatttaattattttttttttgaaattatttatttaaaattaaataaatcctacttccaactatccagctaaccttgttgcaggagtatgtggttttagcttgtgtgtaagtttttaaaacctattattacttgattgcaaatagccatggttactttttgccagatctaatgatctgatgactcccttggtcaagttaataatttgtaacaggtaaattttacaatcttctttcatctgtgtatgacctagcaacatgataggatccatccaaagtgtgcctgtgtgagcctatatgtttattttgttttaatatagatacatataggttgttgctaaataaaatgtcacaccatgatagattttatttaggtccatttagttattggacctattcaattaataacagttatttattttaaggttaaattcctcttttttgggccttgtgtgagagttgggagccatagaagtgggtacgacatactgaacccagcaccccctcacatgaaccaccccaattgtgaaggcccatttgcctgatttgaataactgtactaggttaattatattagtttgacctaataaaattgaattagcaacataattaacttttaaaatatatgaaaatttattttcattttaatattttaaagttaattttaagaaaaacacttttagtttagatattatttctagacaaactatttgtatttttcttgtatttaattaaatataaaattttaactaactaagattctttctggagcttatttaattaaatattcctatttaagttataaattagttgtatcaactgatttttcttatctaacttaaatttgaatatttgatttaaattttaaatcaagttgaggaatcctaggcattagttattaaagattcttaagatattttttaagttaatatcttttcaaatattaacttaaaatggaatattttagatattttttggttaatatcttttcaaatattaactttaaaaatatatcttaaaattaagtggttacaacttaattttgatatttaattaaatctaaatttgaaattatttaagttttagatttttttttatctaacttaaattagatatttttcaaatttttgaaaagatacttagtcaaataagatattttctagatagtaatttctagactacttattatttctaatatttaaataggaaaattatactttgtgaaattaattatttaaataattaattttggtacaattttattaagtatatttttcctagtattaaatagaaattaataattaagccttctctacacttaattattatttcttgaatttaatacatttaattaacttgaagaatctaaatatctaagttgattttcatcatgatacttaaatatttattgatttttcatgacacttaattaaatagaaaattatttttaggttgaaatttaatttttcaacttaaatttaaataattttcaatatatatttttattttattaatcaatttcgaaatttgcattttaattatgcaatattttcgaattttttttgaaaaatagattgagttgtaaattaattatttattttaattaattcttggaccaactacaatcaatgattttttcatttaattgattaatttaaaataaatgaatttacaatatatatttatatatatatatattattagaaattgaattaactagtcaaaagaatatctagataggtgatatttttgcttgaagtatttcttttctatttttattattattttcgaaaattatatatatttttaatatatactttaaattttcgaactcaataaatatattctcaaaggaaatttttaagttgctaattatttaattcaacttaaattaatttccttaatatttatatttaagattactactaagatggaaataattaattttatttcaatcaccatctaagtataattttataaatattatattaaattcttatttttgaattttaattcttaaatagaatttaatgagatttatttattagaataataaagaaaatacattttaaataatgagctttattattattaagatattcgatctccattgtgggttttacaccgcgtttgttttagtgagtaatcctccctaatggaggaacgttcattagcaatttcgcaccgtttaatctcgcatgataagtggtttgtaagtgttttatatggtatagatcaccctaatggtggcgaccatatttgacttgcaaattgcgaaacaatggtagaagctcataagatagaatagccttgactctcgcctaaacgggacaacgctggattctgatcttgatcgaataaaaggttgctagaatgtttaacattttagatgagctgacaactctattcaatggatggtagctttgactctcgcctaaacgggacaacgatatcgccttgttgaaaaccttggaaattatttaggattgaattttttaagtattttctcatatcattcctacttgctatgtgcttataatttctgaattgattttgtgttaaaccattattaatttctatttgttgatttctattattttgtagtattctgttttgtcaaaatgaatcccatgttatcactgttgactgaaaataagctgaatggatctaactttaataaatggaatgagaacattaatattgctctcataggagaaagtgccttgtttgttttaactgagccgtcacctgaagtgcctggggataatgcttccaaagctgtgaaagaaaagtatgagcgttggcagaaagcaaatgacaaagctctatactttatgctttctagcatggttgacaccctcaaaactcggttttctaaaactgaaaaggctgctgaagttatgacgaagttaaatgagctattcggtaaggcatcacttcagtcacgcttcgacgcgactaagaagtacattaatgcacggatggaacctcatcaaaacgtgcgtgaccatgttctcctcatgtccagttatttccaagaagcctaggatcatggtgctgaaatggacagtgctactcaagttagtcttatcttgaatagcctgactccagcatttctaccatatacatcaaattatgtcatgaataagaaggaaattgattttcatgaattagtcaatgaccttcaaacttatgaaaattttattggaggacccaagaagaaagggagtaaacctcataatccttgtaatggtaatgggacgataaaacctgaagcaaatgttgcttctgcttcaaagcccaaatcgaagaagaagtggaagaacaccaagaagcgaacaaaagccatgaaaagggctactccttctggtgatgctacacttaaaggaaagtgtttctactgcaatgagaaaggtcattggaaacccagtgtcctaaacttcttgcaaagaaacaaggtatttccatttataaactttaaaagtttagtgaattattatccaattggatttatgattctggactaactttgtttatttgttttcttcttctgataggccaagctacttgaactcaattaagttggatcagaaagctggaccaagggtgaaattgtccagatgaagatgaagctctttaattatttttgaattaattgttttagtttaaagacaatttggatttcaaattttagtttgggatatttatccctatttttctcatattgttgcaatattttttttaatattaataaagttttattttcgaaattcattattgcaatttatgagattgagcttcatttatgttatcttcatcaattattaccacattatatttgtatgtttgtatgtgtaagtgtttttattattgatgcaaattctataatattttcaactcttcatagagttatattatataaacactataaattatttctatgtttatcaataattgttcattctcatacaattattaagaatttgtttaataaaaggatcttatgatctgataggggtggagaaaagttaagaaaactatgcagttcaacgatcttttatatctaatgaactctggatagtattcaactccacataaactctatcacactaagagaatcatgatctttacaacctttaggggtggatcataatctctatatacttaggggtggaggttatccatagtaccctatatgtatattcttaggggtggaggagtctaatccacaattccctatgaaacacatatcttgtttaaacatagaagtaatataatgagtcagctattgtcaatataaattcttgatcttgattgtatgttccatttcgattttactgttgtaagtaaaagtatgatacctttgaaagttctttgttaaagtttcacactaccttaattgagtgggagaattttaaagttctatacccatctttattaggttgataattgtgataggtacttaagaacactactgaaaagcaaatctaaccattcacatggataggtatagcttatcagaattatgagaataagataaagaactctagttcagttcattcgaatgacttgaacaaagaattcttaatcctcataaaatttgatggtatcttaattttgattactttatctctggcatgtatttttcacttcagatactagtctgctatgttgatgacttagtcttaacttaaagtttcagactaatacaaaagtcacaactagataactctctaaacaatcagaggttaaaagtattatttaatcagacatctgctattgagtgggagctatctgagatgtaatcaaatagggaacattagaagatattcaagaaagatttatgaaagtgatctatatgttagatattaaggaactgtgtatcagttgtccttgtatctcaccatctaatttcgaaatttctataagatggtgcttacttttggggtggaggaattattgaataataattcaagctctaccagagaagaattataacttggtctattcgaaaataccagaaagttatatcactgaagaaaagtctacactgtattatctcaattacatattttaaaatatgagagatatgtcttctgttaattcagatgtactttcaaaacagtaaagatttcagtatcccttgatgagtaaaacatatagtaaaggatgtttcataaatgtatttatgaactagtttccagaagtttgggtggattca
This window harbors:
- the LOC133032646 gene encoding uncharacterized protein LOC133032646, encoding MDSATQVSLILNSLTPAFLPYTSNYVMNKKEIDFHELVNDLQTYENFIGGPKKKGSKPHNPCNGNGTIKPEANVASASKPKSKKKWKNTKKRTKAMKRATPSGDATLKGKCFYCNEKGHWKPSVLNFLQRNKAKLLELN